In Juglans regia cultivar Chandler chromosome 13, Walnut 2.0, whole genome shotgun sequence, the following proteins share a genomic window:
- the LOC109015131 gene encoding heterodimeric geranylgeranyl pyrophosphate synthase small subunit, chloroplastic-like, whose amino-acid sequence MAFSPVMSSGPHLYLPRRIPTNLKAPPIHCSSSSSLVSTQFDLKGYWTTLIGEINQSLEEAIRVQYPEKIYEAMRYSVLSKGAKRAPPVMCVAACELFGGNRLAAFPTACALEMVHAASLIHDDLPCMDDDPSRRGQPSNHTLYGVDMAILAGDALFPLGFRHIVSHTPFDLVPEARLLRVITEIAQAVGSTGMAAGQFLDLEGSSNSVEFVQEKKFGEMGECSAVCGGLLAGAGDDEIQRLRSYGRAVGMLYQVVDDVLEEKSRKFEETKEPKKGKSYVGVYGVDKAMEVAEELRAKAKRELNGFEKYGESVVPLYSFVDYAADRGFSVGDAS is encoded by the exons ATGGCTTTCTCGCCGGTAATGTCGTCCGGACCTCATCTCTACCTGCCAAGAAGAATACCCACAAACCTCAAAGCACCTCCGATTCACTGCTCGTCGTCTTCGTCTCTGGTTTCCACCCAGTTCGATCTGAAGGGATACTGGACGACCTTGATTGGCGAGATAAACCAGAGTCTGGAGGAGGCGATTCGGGTGCAGTACCCGGAGAAGATCTACGAGGCCATGCGGTACTCGGTGCTATCAAAGGGGGCCAAGCGAGCCCCACCCGTCATGTGCGTCGCCGCTTGCGAGCTCTTCGGTGGCAACCGCCTTGCTGCCTTCCCCACCGCATGCGCCCTCGAAATG GTTCATGCAGCTTCACTGATCCACGACGACCTTCCCTGTATGGATGATGACCCTTCACGCCGAGGCCAGCCCTCAAACCACACACTGTATGGAGTTGATATGGCAATCCTGGCCGGGGACGCTCTCTTTCCACTCGGCTTTCGCCACATTGTCTCCCATACACCTTTTGACCTCGTGCCTGAGGCCCGTCTTCTTCGTGTGATCACAGAGATTGCCCAAGCTGTAGGGTCCACCGGCATGGCTGCTGGTCAGTTCCTTGACCTTGAGGGCAGTTCCAATTCTGTTGAATTCGTGCAAGAAAAGAAGTTTGGGGAAATGGGTGAGTGCTCTGCAGTGTGTGGAGGGTTACTAGCCGGTGCTGGAGATGACGAAATACAGAGATTGAGGAGTTATGGGAGAGCTGTTGGGATGTTGTATCAAGTTGTGGATGATGTTTTGGAAGAGAAATCGAGGAAATTTGAGGAAACTAAAGAGCCAAAGAAGGGGAAGAGTTATGTAGGAGTGTATGGAGTTGATAAGGCAATGGAGGTGGCAGAGGAGCTTAGGGCCAAGGCCAAGAGGGAATTGAATGGGTTTGAGAAGTATGGTGAGAGTGTGGTACCTCTTTATAGCTTTGTGGATTATGCTGCTGACAGAGGTTTTAGTGTTGGTGATGCAAGTTAA